From Pigmentibacter ruber, a single genomic window includes:
- a CDS encoding methyl-accepting chemotaxis protein, with protein sequence MRFSDLSLNLKIIIVTVPIIILSLSIYFIYSIIDTKGQLQEEFDHSISNSLVILKPSLSANIYNLEKQNVLNSIKGLFINENIVKVFIFGEKKTLFTGAIKKDNNTVDEIANDIKLTDYTKINDLKDIKGVETLALSSNRRVYLSAITDKESNRLDGIIIIESELTHLNKQIYKMIFTAVLGLLSCIVLISVLSFLIVKKFVSDPLQMLTKKIGGQSDELNSTNKELSKAFVKVSELSKSQSEAMDQIQNQMEEMVKMIDKTKKNADECIQIVDSLNHKTKEGNHIVDLMTSAVGKIGKSSDNLQNISKIIKDISAKATVINNIVSKTELLSLNASIEAARAGELGKGFSVVAEEVGNLAKMSGKAAKEIDQLISESQKAAEVVIKDMNNSVFELKDNSKNVSNSFQAIASEVVNIYNNTKEIQESTTQQSSSIGSVVSSVNIASSINSETYDQMNALIKYAKEIDIQCDKLKDIMDLMNLIIQGHKEKRN encoded by the coding sequence ATGAGATTTTCAGATTTATCACTAAACTTAAAAATAATAATTGTTACGGTACCAATTATTATTTTATCTCTTAGTATCTATTTTATTTACTCTATTATAGATACTAAAGGACAACTTCAAGAAGAATTTGATCACTCTATTTCTAATTCATTAGTAATATTAAAGCCATCTCTTTCTGCAAATATATATAATTTAGAAAAACAAAACGTTTTAAACTCAATTAAAGGTTTATTTATCAATGAAAATATAGTTAAAGTATTTATATTTGGTGAAAAAAAGACATTATTCACTGGCGCTATAAAAAAAGACAATAATACTGTAGATGAAATAGCAAACGATATTAAATTGACTGATTATACAAAAATAAATGATTTAAAGGATATAAAAGGGGTTGAAACTTTAGCTTTATCTTCCAATAGAAGAGTATATTTATCTGCAATTACTGATAAAGAATCAAATCGATTAGATGGAATCATTATTATCGAATCTGAATTAACTCATTTAAATAAACAAATTTATAAAATGATATTTACTGCTGTACTAGGTTTATTAAGTTGTATTGTTTTAATTTCTGTTCTTTCTTTTCTCATAGTGAAAAAATTTGTTTCAGATCCATTACAAATGCTTACTAAGAAAATAGGGGGACAATCTGATGAACTAAACTCTACTAACAAGGAGCTTAGTAAGGCATTTGTTAAGGTTTCTGAATTATCAAAATCGCAAAGTGAAGCCATGGATCAAATTCAAAATCAAATGGAAGAAATGGTAAAGATGATCGATAAGACTAAGAAAAATGCAGATGAATGTATTCAAATTGTAGATAGTTTGAACCATAAAACTAAAGAAGGGAATCATATTGTTGATTTAATGACTTCAGCAGTAGGTAAAATTGGAAAATCAAGCGACAATTTACAAAATATTTCGAAGATTATTAAAGATATTTCAGCTAAAGCCACAGTAATAAACAATATTGTATCTAAAACAGAATTGCTTTCATTAAATGCTTCAATTGAAGCAGCAAGAGCTGGTGAACTTGGAAAAGGATTTTCGGTAGTAGCCGAAGAAGTGGGGAACTTAGCAAAAATGAGTGGTAAAGCAGCAAAAGAAATAGATCAATTGATTTCAGAGAGTCAAAAAGCTGCTGAAGTAGTCATAAAAGATATGAATAATAGTGTTTTTGAATTAAAAGACAATTCAAAAAATGTTTCAAACTCATTTCAAGCAATTGCTTCAGAAGTTGTTAATATCTACAATAATACAAAAGAGATTCAGGAATCAACAACTCAACAAAGTTCTAGCATTGGTTCTGTGGTAAGTTCTGTAAATATAGCAAGTTCTATTAATTCTGAAACTTATGATCAGATGAATGCATTGATTAAATATGCAAAAGAAATTGATATACAATGCGATAAGCTGAAAGATATTATGGATTTGATGAATTTAATTATTCAAGGTCACAAAGAAAAAAGAAATTAA
- a CDS encoding POTRA domain-containing protein, translating into MRIYIKMIQIFISFSSAILTHLASAEEKIIKKIEFNSDSDIPKDSLKYIIELEEGEVFSQSKLDNDIQNLKNTTVFSKVTAQVDEDKEKTIKITFNLEKKWTFIPYFIAGSGGGTSYYSFGLFDSNFLNNLYTFNINYKIENGESNYSISFANNYAFRNNFINGASANIINKKITYFKNEEKIGYYSFEEHLFNLFSLYKLNNYINFGGGIAFKEAIKINSQLSSDEIATNNSNFIKNPSGYSSFGLQSRVQIGKMDYQEITQEGILINNITNSYFSQNSSDENFNDENFQLLGFVELPSIRDSYFGTRIGLQSTNSKNPVNEFYLGGLDKLRGFNYTQLTGRNAYYQNIELRFTLYKNNYIAFQFVPFFDYGNTADQFDDLFHNIYSSVGVGIRIPLMKINKIAFRLDYATTVSQFKMNGFSFGLLQFF; encoded by the coding sequence ATGCGCATTTATATCAAAATGATACAGATTTTTATTAGCTTTTCGTCAGCTATTTTAACCCATCTTGCTTCTGCGGAAGAAAAAATAATTAAAAAAATTGAATTCAATAGTGACTCCGATATTCCTAAAGATTCACTTAAATATATAATTGAATTGGAAGAAGGTGAAGTTTTTTCACAAAGTAAATTAGACAATGACATTCAAAATCTAAAAAATACGACTGTATTTAGTAAAGTAACTGCTCAAGTAGATGAGGACAAAGAAAAAACAATTAAAATTACTTTTAATCTTGAAAAAAAATGGACTTTTATTCCTTACTTTATAGCGGGATCTGGAGGAGGAACTAGCTACTATTCTTTTGGATTATTTGATTCTAATTTTTTAAATAATCTTTACACTTTCAATATAAATTATAAAATAGAAAATGGGGAATCTAATTACAGTATATCTTTTGCAAACAATTATGCATTTAGAAATAATTTTATTAATGGGGCAAGTGCAAATATCATAAATAAGAAAATTACTTATTTTAAAAATGAAGAAAAAATTGGATACTATTCATTTGAAGAGCATTTATTTAATTTATTCAGTCTATATAAATTAAATAACTATATTAACTTTGGTGGTGGTATTGCATTTAAAGAAGCTATTAAAATTAATTCCCAACTTTCCAGTGATGAAATTGCTACAAATAATAGTAATTTTATAAAAAATCCTTCTGGATACTCAAGTTTTGGACTTCAATCAAGAGTACAAATAGGAAAAATGGATTATCAAGAAATAACTCAAGAAGGAATTTTAATAAATAATATTACGAATTCTTACTTTAGCCAAAATTCAAGTGACGAAAATTTTAATGATGAAAACTTTCAGTTACTAGGTTTTGTTGAACTTCCTAGTATTCGTGATTCATATTTTGGAACTCGAATTGGTCTCCAATCGACAAACTCAAAAAATCCGGTGAATGAATTTTATCTTGGTGGCTTAGATAAACTAAGAGGCTTTAATTACACACAATTAACCGGAAGAAATGCTTATTATCAAAACATTGAACTTCGTTTTACTTTATATAAAAATAATTATATAGCTTTTCAATTTGTCCCATTTTTTGATTATGGAAATACTGCAGATCAATTTGATGATCTATTTCATAATATTTATTCGAGTGTGGGTGTAGGAATAAGAATTCCATTAATGAAAATTAATAAAATTGCTTTTAGATTAGATTATGCAACTACAGTTTCTCAATTTAAAATGAATGGATTTAGTTTTGGATTACTGCAATTCTTTTAA